GGTGAACTTCCTAGAGTGTACTGCAAGGTGAATTATTTTACAGAGCCTAGATTTGAGGCCTTGTGTAAAAAGTCACCTCCCGTCACACGCCAAGAAGTTAAGCCGTTCGATATTGTGCAACACTATCTTGAGTAACAGCTCTCGCCGCTGTTCCCTGTAGCCGCGTGAACTTAGGCTCCCTCCGAACCTCAGCTTCAGCATACTGAACACGGTCTCTGCAAGGCTTCGCCGTCCATATCGATACCGTTCTTTCCACATCTCAACCCCCCTCCTGGTATTCGTGGACCAGCTGTCGGTATGCAGGACTTCCCCGCGATCTGGGTACCGCGTTCTCCTTCGGTTCGATGGCCGGGTACGCACCGACATCACTGATGAACTGGACATTCTTCCGTGAGATGTACCCCTTGTCTCCATACACGACCCCAAGGTGTGTGGAATCAACTCTGCGGACCAGTGCCACCAGGTGCTGTACATCCCCACCGGGACTTGCCCGCACCCGGGATGCAGTGATCATCAGACTGTCCGTGTCCACGGCGTTGTGCAGGCCGTGGAACCGTCGTCTCCGTGTCGTTTTGAACCGCACAGACGACCACTCACCACCGGTGGAGTGGGAGAAGCCAGAGGCATCCACTGCGACCGTCTTCGGGGGTGGCCGTCTTCTGGCCAACAGCCGGTACATCTGGTGCAGGAGGCGCGTATGGAGCTTTTTCAGGGCCTGTTGGAGGGTAGAGTAGCTGGGAGCCCTGGTGAGGTTGAGTTTCTCAAGCAGGGTGGGGTTGAAGGTGACGAAGGCAACGAATTCGCGATAGCTCAGCCCAGTGTCGAACTTAAGCCCAAGAAGGACAAACAGGATGGACAGAGGAAACTCGACAGGCCTGCCAAACCCGGGTTGTTGCTGAGGTATCATATTGCTAAGCTTGATAAGGGAATCAAGCAAGAAGTGAAAATGGTGAGATTTGGCTGTGTCGTACGATTGATTGTAAGACATGAATCAGACGGCACGCCTGCTCGCCACTTGTTTCCTTGTATTACGTTACCGACTTTTTACACAGAGCCCTTTTTGCCAGAACGTTTATTAGTCGCAAAGATACCCATCCGTAAGACTCAGAAAGGAACCAAGTAATAGACTTGGAATAGAGTTGAGAGAACTATGACTGAGAGAATATCACAAACGCAAGCTATTATCATAGCTGCTGTAATCATTGTTGCCGGTGTAGGCGGCGTCTTTTTGTTTACTAGCATGACCGCACCACCAGGTCCCGAACCTATCAAAATAGGGTTTATATCAGGACTATCTCCGCCCGGAGCATATGGAGCTGCTGCAAATATCAAAGATGGTGCAGAATTGGCCATCAAACACATCAACGAAGACGGAGGACTGCTTGGCAGGCCTGTGACTCTCGTTGTTGGAGACTCCAGTGGACAGGTAGAGAAAGGTATCGCAGCTGCAAATAGACTCATAACGGAAGACAATGTTGTGGCAATAGTTGGAATGCTTCACAGCTCCGTCGTATTGTCAGTACAGGACATCTGTGAAGAATACGAAATACCTCTACTACCCAGTGGAGCCGGAAATGTCATGATAACCCAGAAGAATATGAGCTATACCTTCAGAGCTCACATCACAGACCTTGACAGGGCAGATTCGTGGCTCAATTTCTCCAAGTATATGGGTTGGGAGAAACTTGCCATCATCGCCGAAGATACCGATTGGGGTGTTGGAGGCATTGAATGGGTTGAGAACCAGCAGTCCGACGTGTACCCCGGGTGCACCATCGAGAGTTGGGTCGTCAGCAGGGAGTCACCGGACTACTACACCGAACTCCTTGAGATTAAGGACTGGGGACCTGACGTGGTTCTAGAGATAGCTAGTCAGCTCTTCTTCTACCAAATTACCAAGAATGCCTACGAAGTGGACTTGTCAACACAGGTGCCCCTTTTAGCAGCTGCGCCAGAGATGCCTCAGCAGGGGGCTTGGGAAGCAGTTGGAGAAGCAGGAGTTGGAATCCTTGAAACAGAGTCATACCATCCCAACATGGAACTGACCGAACAAGGTGAACGAGCCCAAGATGGTTGGTACATTGAGTACGGGCATGGCCCAGAGTACTTCGGCCTTAACGGCTATAGCGACGTCATGTGCGTAGCACAGGCAATAGAAATCGCTGGGTCTGCTGATTCGGTGCAGATTGCAAATGCTCTGCGGGGCAATCCGCTTGAACGGTGGGGATCTACCATTACCTTTGAAGACACACCAGGTCCATACCATCAGCAAGCCTCTCCCCCAGTTCTGATTTGTCAGTTCACCGAATTCGAACAGGCGCTTGAGGACACAACTATAATCTTCCCAGAATCGAAGGCGACCGGAGACTATACACCTCCGGGCGACTTGTAAGACTGGTGATCAGATGGAGTGAGACAAGATATGCAAACATACCTCGCCCATCTGATCTTACTAGCCCTCGTCACGGGATTTGTCTATAGCCTCTTGGCTATAGGCATCAATTTTGTTTTGAACGTAGTCAAAATAATTAACTGGTCAATGGGCGAGTTCTATCTTCTTGGCGGATACGTTCAGTACTACGTGATAACGCTACTTCTTGGCCCCTCACTTTGGTGGATAGCAGTCCCCATCTCTATGGGCACTATCGCCGGTGTTGGTGCTGTCTATCAAAGGTTTGTCATGAAGCCAATGTATTCAGAGGGTGGTGAGCAGAAAGAAGAGTTCGCCACTATTATCACAATCATAACCTCGATTATAATAGTCAACAGCCTAGCAATGATCTTTGGTGCCGTGTACCATGCCCCTCCTTCGTATCTGGGGCGGATTGAATTCTTTGGCTTCACGTTTGACGGCAACAAGATAATTGCTCTTTTTTCAACCATTGTAATCATTGCGCTTTTCTTCGCGGGAACCAAGTACACTTGGACCGGAAAGGGGCTCAGGGCGTGTGCTCAGAATCGTGTGGCTGCGAAGAGCGCCGGAATAGATGTACGTAAGTATGACCAGATTGCTTTCGCCATCGGCGTCGCCCTAGCTGCAGGAGCTGGTGCACTTCTTGCGACCGTATTTCCCCTTACAGCCCAATCGGGTAAGATTTCTACTATGAAGGGCTTCCAGATAATTGTCATTGGCGGTATAGGGTCCATTCTAGGTGGGCTAGTCGGAGGTATCCTACTTGCACTATTCGAAACAACCATGTCTATAGTGCTAGAATCCGCATACAGAGACATATATGGTTTCATTCTTATGCTCATTATCTTGCTTATTAGGCCCCAAGGCCTGTTTGGAGAGATACACCGAGAGGCCTAGACTTTCACGACCTCTAATTCCCCAGTTTTCTCGATGATTCGACTTGGCTGGCTCCGACTGATGCCGGACATTTTTCTCTCCTATATGTCGAATCTATACATACGGAACAGAGCGTAGTCGTTTGGTCTGTATATATAACAATGATTTTCTTTAAATAAGAAAGCACGAGATAACTTGCAGTTAGAATGAAAAAAGAATGAAAACACTCATATGCCGGAAACAGGCTATTTCGAAAGAAGGCGCTAGATTCGTCTTCAAATGAAGACAAGGGAAAGGAATGACCAAGTTGAAGAAACTCATAAATGTTCCTCAAGATGTGCCGGACGAAGAAGTGGAAGGTTTTGTCAGGGCTTTTCCTAACTATGTTAGGAAACTGGAAGACGCACGGGTTGTCGTTCGAAGAGATGCACCAGTCAAAGGGAAAGTCGGTATTCTTGTGGGCGGCGGGAGCGGCCACGAACCATTCTGGTTCGGATACACGGGAAAGGGGATGTACGATGCAGTTGTTGTTGGCGAGATATTCTCCTCCCCCACTCCGGATGCAGGTTACAAGGCCACAAAGGCTATAGATGGCGGAGAAGGGATTCTTTATCTCTTGGGCAACTATGAGGGAGATAAGATGAATCTCGGCATAGCCAAGAGGAGGGCAGAGAGTGAAGGTATTGCTGTAGAAATCACCAACGTGACCGATGATGTAGCTTCAGCACCTAAGGATCGGATTGAGGACAGGAGAGGAATTGCTGGAAACCTATTTGCGATCAAGATTGCAGGAGCCAAGGCCGAATCAGGGGGATCTTTGAGTGAGGTGAAAGAAGCAGCTGAGCACGCAAACCGCAATATTAGGACAATGGGCGTGGCGCTGTCCCCCTGTATCCTTCCGTCCACCCGAAAACCCAATTTCACTATGGGCGAAGATGAAATGGAAGTGGGAATGGGTATTCATGGAGAACCTGGGATTGAGAGAACAACCCTTCAACCAGCCGACACGGTAGCTGAGATACTTGCTATGAAGGTTCTTGAAGACTTGCCGTTCCAAGAAGGAGACCAAGTGACCGCTTTACTCAATGGACTGGGTGGAACCCCATTGCAGGAACTCTTCATTCTTTTCAGAAGGATAGACGAGATTCTCACCGCACGAGAGATTGATGTGTATAGACTGTTCATCGGGAAC
This sequence is a window from Candidatus Lokiarchaeota archaeon. Protein-coding genes within it:
- a CDS encoding ABC transporter substrate-binding protein; the protein is MTERISQTQAIIIAAVIIVAGVGGVFLFTSMTAPPGPEPIKIGFISGLSPPGAYGAAANIKDGAELAIKHINEDGGLLGRPVTLVVGDSSGQVEKGIAAANRLITEDNVVAIVGMLHSSVVLSVQDICEEYEIPLLPSGAGNVMITQKNMSYTFRAHITDLDRADSWLNFSKYMGWEKLAIIAEDTDWGVGGIEWVENQQSDVYPGCTIESWVVSRESPDYYTELLEIKDWGPDVVLEIASQLFFYQITKNAYEVDLSTQVPLLAAAPEMPQQGAWEAVGEAGVGILETESYHPNMELTEQGERAQDGWYIEYGHGPEYFGLNGYSDVMCVAQAIEIAGSADSVQIANALRGNPLERWGSTITFEDTPGPYHQQASPPVLICQFTEFEQALEDTTIIFPESKATGDYTPPGDL
- a CDS encoding transposase; the protein is MSYNQSYDTAKSHHFHFLLDSLIKLSNMIPQQQPGFGRPVEFPLSILFVLLGLKFDTGLSYREFVAFVTFNPTLLEKLNLTRAPSYSTLQQALKKLHTRLLHQMYRLLARRRPPPKTVAVDASGFSHSTGGEWSSVRFKTTRRRRFHGLHNAVDTDSLMITASRVRASPGGDVQHLVALVRRVDSTHLGVVYGDKGYISRKNVQFISDVGAYPAIEPKENAVPRSRGSPAYRQLVHEYQEGG
- the dhaK gene encoding dihydroxyacetone kinase subunit DhaK, giving the protein MKKLINVPQDVPDEEVEGFVRAFPNYVRKLEDARVVVRRDAPVKGKVGILVGGGSGHEPFWFGYTGKGMYDAVVVGEIFSSPTPDAGYKATKAIDGGEGILYLLGNYEGDKMNLGIAKRRAESEGIAVEITNVTDDVASAPKDRIEDRRGIAGNLFAIKIAGAKAESGGSLSEVKEAAEHANRNIRTMGVALSPCILPSTRKPNFTMGEDEMEVGMGIHGEPGIERTTLQPADTVAEILAMKVLEDLPFQEGDQVTALLNGLGGTPLQELFILFRRIDEILTAREIDVYRLFIGNYCTSIDMKGCSLSLMRLDDELRELLDAPADTPYFRT